One genomic segment of Arcobacter porcinus includes these proteins:
- a CDS encoding metal ABC transporter permease — protein MLEILQYDFIQNAIIAGVLISIAAGVIGSLVVVNKITFLTGGIAHSAYGGIGLAIFLGIPVLFGATVFAILTAILIAIITLKNRSRVDAIIGMMWASGMAVGIVFIDLTPGYNVDLMSYLFGSIIAVSSNDLYYMIALDIFIIAIIAIFYKEILAVSYDSEFAYLRGINVKFFYTLILILSALCVVAAIKAVGLILVIALLTIPTYLAEAFSNKLSTMMILSSVLATIFTLSGLAISYLYDISSGASIVMISVVALAIVKLLKK, from the coding sequence ATGTTAGAGATATTACAATATGATTTTATACAAAATGCAATAATTGCAGGAGTTTTAATCTCAATAGCTGCAGGTGTTATTGGGAGTTTAGTTGTTGTAAACAAAATCACTTTTTTAACAGGTGGAATAGCACATAGTGCTTATGGAGGAATAGGATTAGCTATATTTTTAGGAATTCCTGTTTTGTTTGGAGCAACTGTTTTTGCAATTTTAACAGCAATTTTAATAGCAATCATAACTTTAAAAAATAGAAGCAGAGTTGATGCAATTATTGGAATGATGTGGGCAAGTGGAATGGCAGTAGGAATAGTATTTATTGACCTTACACCTGGATATAATGTTGATTTGATGAGTTATTTATTTGGAAGTATTATTGCAGTTTCATCAAATGATTTATATTATATGATAGCACTTGATATATTTATCATAGCTATTATTGCAATATTTTATAAAGAGATTTTAGCAGTTTCATATGATAGTGAGTTTGCATATTTAAGAGGAATAAATGTTAAGTTTTTTTATACATTAATTCTTATATTATCAGCTCTTTGTGTAGTTGCAGCAATAAAAGCAGTAGGATTAATACTTGTTATTGCACTTCTTACAATTCCTACATATCTTGCAGAAGCTTTTTCTAATAAATTATCTACTATGATGATTCTTAGTTCAGTTTTAGCTACAATATTTACTTTAAGTGGATTAGCTATATCATATCTATATGATATAAGTTCAGGTGCAAGTATTGTTATGATTAGTGTTGTTGCTTTAGCAATTGTAAAATTATTAAAAAAATAA
- a CDS encoding metal ABC transporter ATP-binding protein codes for MNLINIENLFFKYQKTDVLENINLKIRDDDFLAIIGPNGGGKSTLLKLILGLLTNYSGTIEKNIRTDEIGYVPQNTNLNMDFPITALEIVLMGDNSSKKRLFGYSKEAISCAKKSLEQVGMLNHINSKIGDLSGGQRQRVFIARALCSKPKIMLLDEPTASIDVKGQQEIYELLKELNKTICIVVVSHDLSILLNYAKDVAHINKSLVYHSLEELQKNVTLTDDHLCEVELLSALGKTQMCCNH; via the coding sequence GTGAATTTAATAAATATAGAGAATTTGTTTTTCAAATATCAAAAAACAGATGTTTTGGAAAATATAAATTTAAAGATAAGAGATGATGATTTTCTAGCAATTATTGGTCCAAATGGTGGAGGAAAATCAACTCTTCTAAAACTTATTTTAGGACTACTAACAAACTATTCAGGAACAATAGAAAAAAATATAAGAACAGATGAAATAGGATATGTTCCACAAAATACAAATTTAAATATGGATTTCCCTATTACAGCTTTAGAGATTGTTTTAATGGGAGATAATTCATCTAAAAAAAGATTATTTGGATACTCAAAAGAGGCAATATCTTGTGCAAAGAAATCACTAGAACAAGTTGGAATGCTAAATCATATTAACTCAAAAATTGGAGACTTAAGTGGTGGACAAAGACAAAGAGTTTTTATAGCAAGAGCACTTTGTTCAAAACCAAAAATAATGCTTTTGGATGAACCAACAGCAAGTATTGATGTAAAAGGACAACAAGAGATTTATGAACTTTTAAAAGAGTTAAATAAAACAATATGCATAGTTGTTGTAAGTCACGATTTATCAATTCTTTTAAACTATGCAAAAGATGTTGCACATATAAATAAAAGTTTGGTTTATCATAGTTTAGAAGAGCTTCAAAAAAATGTTACTTTAACTGATGATCATCTATGTGAAGTTGAGCTTTTATCAGCTCTTGGAAAAACACAAATGTGTTGTAATCATTAA
- a CDS encoding YdcF family protein: protein MFVFKKIISAFLLPIPIGFFIFILALFFILKKSYTKAKLFLFFGILWFALISNQTTSNMIISPLENAFESLIFTPSDAKYIVVLGNGHKTNENHPITSELNTTAINRLNEGIRHYINLKNLGKEPKIIVSGYSYDDINTHAQMQKRLAISLGVDEKDIITLDEAKDTQEEAKYVKEVVNNEKTILVTSASHMKRAVIYFKKEGIDIVASPTNHKYFVSSYPASYFNATNIKKVELAFHEYIGIIYLYIREKI, encoded by the coding sequence ATGTTTGTATTTAAAAAAATTATATCGGCTTTTTTACTTCCTATTCCAATAGGCTTTTTTATTTTTATTTTAGCTCTATTTTTTATTTTAAAAAAATCATATACAAAAGCAAAGTTATTTTTATTTTTTGGGATATTATGGTTTGCTTTAATATCAAATCAAACTACTTCAAATATGATTATATCTCCTTTAGAGAATGCTTTTGAATCTTTGATTTTTACTCCAAGTGATGCTAAATATATTGTAGTTTTAGGAAATGGACATAAAACAAATGAAAATCATCCTATTACTTCAGAACTTAATACAACAGCAATAAATAGATTAAATGAAGGAATAAGACACTATATAAATTTAAAGAATTTAGGAAAAGAGCCAAAGATTATTGTAAGTGGATATAGCTATGATGATATAAATACTCATGCACAAATGCAAAAAAGATTAGCAATTTCTTTAGGAGTAGATGAGAAAGATATTATAACTTTAGATGAAGCAAAAGATACACAAGAAGAAGCAAAATATGTAAAAGAAGTAGTAAACAATGAAAAAACTATTTTAGTAACAAGTGCCAGTCATATGAAAAGAGCAGTAATATATTTTAAAAAAGAGGGAATAGATATAGTTGCAAGTCCAACAAATCATAAATATTTTGTAAGTTCTTATCCAGCATCATATTTTAATGCAACAAATATAAAGAAAGTTGAATTAGCTTTTCATGAATATATAGGAATAATTTATCTATATATAAGAGAAAAAATCTAG
- a CDS encoding methyl-accepting chemotaxis protein, producing MKNLKLRNKIFLILVLPMMAIFMFTTILVVEKLENVKDMNRTSSYINFTVEVQKFLTNLQKEREIAISYIDNYGSNKELFENQIKNSIKSQKDLENFISKFALVKNDNNLVEKLDILKNNLEQIVLKREDSLKLSVDSKSLELFYDETILNLISFFDELLIYSNSKELLKSSQTYISIISIVEKLYQEKNLVKVIFKQQHISNEDYNKFISLLTFQDAETVEFTRNLTKNQKEYYDRKTNNASFENIDKLREVIFLKAKKNELVNSMREYFGYGGLIHSYKDFILTNDENILNQVQRNHTRILRFIREYKKLEYLKEEEELLNDIQSAIDIYMEKVFSNSFLEDTKELDDKTLKAFELLSKNIYGADLRKWNDNSNEKILVFEEIKNKILKDTLLYIDRNVKELDIQIIVFLVSIITLILLIFIVIMVMTNNVTKSIKKFENNLHQFFSFSMKEKDEIKLNRLEGKDEFALMTKNMNEQVLKIEKISKNDKQVIVEITNIMEKVNRGFFEHSIDVKSSTKELQSLVNIINKMLESTRTKLDGVNLLLNNYSEGNYKFKLEDEDVANMQGDFGVLYKSTSFLGETTSSLIAMINSAGNNLEESTKILANSSNELAISSSNQASSLQQTSSSLEQITQNLIKNNENMTQMKEISDELNSASKLGNSSAQQTFVSMDEISKKVNAINEAITIIDQIAFQTNILSLNAAVEAATAGEAGKGFAVVAGEVRNLATKSADAAKEIKNLVESANIEAIDGKNIADEMIKGYENLDLKISETKDIIDNITKFSKEQEIAISQINSTVSNLDLTTQENAKTALKIDSLSNEVSTLSDELLQITSKSKIDKIYNKVAKKIKKSAKQE from the coding sequence ATGAAAAATTTAAAATTAAGAAATAAGATATTTTTAATTTTAGTTCTTCCAATGATGGCTATTTTTATGTTTACAACAATTTTAGTTGTTGAAAAGTTAGAAAATGTAAAAGATATGAATAGAACATCAAGTTATATAAATTTTACAGTAGAAGTACAAAAATTCTTAACTAATCTTCAAAAAGAGCGAGAAATAGCCATCTCATATATTGATAACTATGGTTCAAATAAAGAGCTTTTTGAAAATCAAATAAAAAATAGTATAAAATCTCAAAAAGATTTAGAAAATTTTATAAGTAAATTTGCTTTAGTAAAAAATGATAATAATCTTGTAGAAAAACTAGATATTTTGAAAAATAATTTAGAGCAAATAGTTTTAAAAAGAGAAGATAGCTTAAAACTAAGTGTTGATAGCAAAAGCTTAGAGCTTTTTTATGATGAAACAATATTAAATCTAATATCATTTTTTGATGAATTATTAATCTATTCAAACAGTAAAGAGCTTTTAAAATCTTCTCAAACATATATTTCAATCATAAGTATAGTTGAAAAGCTTTACCAAGAGAAAAATTTAGTAAAAGTTATATTCAAACAACAACATATCTCAAATGAGGATTATAATAAATTTATATCTTTGCTAACTTTTCAAGATGCAGAAACAGTTGAGTTTACAAGAAATTTAACAAAAAATCAAAAAGAGTATTATGATAGAAAAACAAATAATGCTTCTTTTGAAAATATTGATAAATTAAGAGAAGTTATTTTTTTAAAAGCAAAGAAAAATGAGCTTGTGAATAGTATGAGAGAGTATTTTGGATATGGTGGATTGATTCATTCATACAAAGATTTTATCTTAACAAATGATGAAAATATATTAAATCAAGTTCAAAGAAATCATACAAGAATATTAAGATTTATAAGAGAGTATAAAAAACTTGAGTATCTAAAAGAGGAAGAAGAGCTTTTAAATGATATCCAATCTGCAATAGATATCTATATGGAAAAAGTTTTTTCTAACTCTTTTTTGGAAGATACAAAAGAACTAGATGATAAAACTTTAAAAGCTTTTGAACTTTTATCAAAAAATATTTATGGTGCTGATCTTAGAAAATGGAATGATAATTCAAATGAGAAAATATTGGTATTTGAAGAGATAAAAAATAAAATTTTGAAAGATACTCTTCTATATATAGATAGAAATGTAAAAGAGCTTGATATTCAAATTATTGTATTTCTTGTATCAATTATCACATTAATTTTACTTATATTTATAGTAATTATGGTTATGACAAATAATGTAACAAAATCTATTAAAAAGTTTGAAAATAATCTTCATCAATTCTTTTCATTTTCAATGAAAGAGAAAGATGAGATAAAACTAAATAGACTTGAAGGTAAAGATGAATTTGCTTTGATGACAAAAAATATGAATGAGCAAGTTTTAAAAATAGAGAAAATTAGTAAAAATGATAAGCAAGTCATTGTTGAGATTACTAATATTATGGAAAAAGTAAATAGAGGTTTTTTTGAACACTCAATTGATGTAAAATCTTCTACAAAAGAGCTTCAATCTTTAGTAAATATTATAAATAAGATGCTTGAAAGTACAAGAACAAAGCTTGATGGTGTAAATCTTTTACTAAATAATTATAGTGAAGGAAATTATAAGTTCAAACTTGAAGATGAAGATGTTGCAAATATGCAAGGAGATTTTGGAGTTTTATATAAATCAACATCATTTCTAGGAGAAACAACATCTTCTTTAATCGCTATGATAAATAGTGCAGGAAATAATCTTGAAGAGAGCACTAAAATTTTGGCAAATTCATCAAATGAACTTGCAATATCTTCATCAAATCAAGCTTCATCTTTACAGCAAACTTCAAGTTCACTTGAACAAATCACTCAAAATTTAATTAAAAATAATGAAAACATGACTCAGATGAAAGAGATTTCAGATGAGTTAAATAGTGCTTCAAAACTTGGAAATAGTTCAGCACAACAAACTTTTGTATCAATGGATGAGATAAGTAAAAAAGTAAATGCAATAAATGAAGCAATTACTATAATTGACCAAATTGCATTTCAAACAAATATTCTAAGCCTAAATGCGGCTGTTGAAGCTGCAACTGCTGGAGAAGCTGGAAAAGGATTTGCTGTTGTTGCAGGTGAAGTAAGAAACCTTGCAACAAAAAGTGCAGATGCAGCAAAAGAGATAAAAAATTTAGTTGAGAGTGCAAATATAGAAGCGATTGATGGTAAAAATATTGCTGATGAGATGATAAAAGGTTATGAAAATTTAGATCTGAAAATCTCAGAAACAAAAGATATTATAGATAATATTACAAAATTTAGTAAAGAGCAAGAAATAGCAATTTCTCAGATAAATAGCACCGTTTCAAATCTTGATTTAACAACTCAAGAGAATGCAAAAACAGCTTTAAAAATAGACTCTTTATCAAATGAAGTATCAACTTTATCTGATGAACTATTGCAAATTACATCAAAATCAAAAATAGATAAGATATATAATAAAGTTGCAAAGAAGATAAAAAAGAGTGCTAAACAAGAATAA
- the amrB gene encoding AmmeMemoRadiSam system protein B produces MSTRKSVVSGSFYPDKKDELLLYFEKFNQTKDDEKIDENIKAILVPHAGYIYSGFTANKAFKLASKNSYKRVIVVGPSHRALFDGASVSLYDNYETPFGNLNIDLKYCKELLEKFDFLKFDEESVFEHSTEVQAPFVKYYFGNIEFVEIIYSNISSKNLELLFDSILKDSSNLLVISSDLSHFYSQNDAMKLDINCLNAIQNKDIALLQKCEACGELGIEAMILNSIKNNLQTKLLHYCTSADISGDKSRVVGYASAIFF; encoded by the coding sequence ATGAGCACAAGAAAAAGTGTAGTAAGTGGAAGTTTCTATCCTGATAAAAAAGATGAACTACTTTTATATTTTGAAAAATTTAATCAAACAAAAGATGATGAAAAAATAGATGAAAATATAAAAGCAATTTTGGTTCCACATGCTGGATATATTTATAGTGGATTTACAGCAAATAAAGCTTTCAAACTTGCTAGTAAAAACTCTTATAAAAGAGTTATCGTTGTTGGACCTTCGCATAGAGCTTTGTTTGATGGTGCAAGTGTTAGTTTGTATGACAACTATGAAACACCTTTTGGAAATTTAAATATAGATTTAAAATATTGTAAAGAGCTTTTAGAAAAATTTGATTTTTTGAAGTTTGATGAAGAGTCAGTTTTTGAACATTCAACAGAAGTTCAAGCTCCTTTTGTGAAGTATTATTTTGGGAATATTGAGTTTGTAGAGATTATTTATAGTAATATTTCTTCAAAAAATTTGGAGTTGCTTTTTGATTCTATTTTAAAAGATTCTTCAAATTTACTTGTAATTAGTAGCGATTTAAGTCATTTTTATTCACAAAATGATGCTATGAAACTAGATATAAATTGCTTAAATGCAATACAAAATAAAGATATAGCTTTACTTCAAAAATGTGAAGCTTGTGGAGAGCTAGGAATTGAAGCTATGATTTTGAACTCTATAAAAAATAATCTTCAAACAAAACTTTTACACTATTGTACAAGTGCTGATATAAGTGGAGATAAAAGTAGGGTTGTAGGATATGCTTCAGCTATATTTTTCTAA
- the amrA gene encoding AmmeMemoRadiSam system protein A, with protein MDKRLLLDLARKSILQKFDKNIEIDKILLKQKYPFLSEKRASFVTINKDGKLRGCIGSLIATKSLLDDLLSNSYMAAFEDPRFFELSETEFKECEIELSILSHPKELIYKDFDDLKEKLIPNIHGVILEFDGRRSTFLPQVWQMLPKFEDFFAQLCYKGSFEIDENFRPKVYTYEVEIIK; from the coding sequence ATGGATAAGAGACTACTTTTAGATTTAGCAAGAAAATCAATACTACAAAAATTTGATAAAAACATAGAGATAGATAAGATTCTTTTAAAACAAAAATATCCATTTTTGAGTGAAAAAAGAGCAAGTTTTGTAACAATAAACAAAGATGGAAAATTAAGAGGATGTATTGGAAGCTTAATTGCTACAAAAAGTTTGCTAGATGATTTACTTTCAAACTCATATATGGCAGCTTTTGAAGACCCAAGATTTTTTGAACTTAGTGAAACAGAGTTTAAAGAGTGTGAAATAGAACTATCAATTTTATCTCATCCGAAAGAGCTAATTTATAAAGATTTTGATGATTTAAAAGAGAAATTAATTCCAAATATTCACGGAGTTATTTTAGAATTTGATGGAAGAAGAAGTACATTTTTGCCACAAGTTTGGCAGATGCTTCCAAAGTTTGAAGATTTTTTTGCACAGCTTTGCTATAAAGGAAGTTTTGAAATAGATGAGAATTTTAGACCAAAAGTTTATACATATGAAGTTGAGATTATAAAATGA
- the cobA gene encoding uroporphyrinogen-III C-methyltransferase gives MSKVYLTGAGPGDIELLTLKASRVIKEADIIIYDNLVNKEILDLAKKDAILLFVGKEFGNHSIPQEKINEIIYQASLKYENIVRLKGGDPFVFGRGGEEALYLKKRDVAFEIIPGITSSISVPAYAGIPVTNRGVSCSFKVVTGHESADKNCSQINWKSFLDDETIVFLMGMHNLNLISKNLIDAGKDKNTACAVISKGTTKEQKVVVATLEDIYKKAKDLPTPAIIVVGEVVKLRDELNWFL, from the coding sequence ATGAGCAAAGTTTACCTAACAGGTGCAGGTCCTGGAGATATTGAACTTCTTACACTAAAAGCTTCAAGAGTTATAAAAGAGGCTGATATAATAATTTATGATAATTTAGTAAATAAAGAGATTTTAGATTTGGCGAAAAAAGATGCTATTTTGCTCTTTGTAGGAAAAGAGTTTGGAAATCACTCAATACCACAAGAAAAAATAAATGAGATAATCTATCAAGCATCTTTAAAATATGAAAATATTGTAAGGCTAAAAGGTGGAGATCCTTTTGTTTTTGGGCGAGGTGGAGAAGAAGCTCTTTATTTAAAAAAAAGAGATGTAGCTTTTGAGATAATTCCAGGAATTACTTCAAGCATAAGTGTTCCTGCATATGCTGGAATTCCTGTGACAAATAGAGGTGTTTCTTGCTCTTTTAAAGTTGTAACAGGTCATGAATCAGCAGATAAAAACTGCTCACAAATAAACTGGAAAAGCTTTTTAGATGATGAAACAATAGTTTTCTTGATGGGAATGCACAACTTAAATCTAATCTCAAAAAATCTTATAGATGCTGGAAAAGATAAGAATACAGCTTGTGCAGTTATTTCAAAAGGAACAACAAAAGAGCAAAAAGTAGTTGTGGCTACTTTGGAAGATATTTACAAAAAAGCAAAAGATTTGCCAACTCCTGCGATTATTGTTGTGGGCGAAGTTGTAAAACTAAGAGATGAGCTAAATTGGTTTTTATAA